In Camarhynchus parvulus chromosome 28, STF_HiC, whole genome shotgun sequence, the following proteins share a genomic window:
- the TNFAIP8L1 gene encoding tumor necrosis factor alpha-induced protein 8-like protein 1, producing the protein MDTFSTKNLALQAQKKLLSKMATKTIANAFIDDTSSEILDELYRATKEYTRNRKEAQKIIKNLIKIVMKLGVLYRNGQFSPEELLVMERFRKKVHTLAMTAVSFHQIDFTFDRRVMSSVLTECRDLLHQAVNGHLTAKSHSRINHVFNHFADYEFLSALYGPAEPYRTHLQRICEGVNKMLEEESI; encoded by the coding sequence ATGGACACCTTCAGCACCAAGAACTTGGCCCTGCAGGCCCAGAAGAAGCTCCTGAGCAAAATGGCCACCAAGACCATCGCCAACGCCTTCATCGACGACACCAGCAGCGAGATCCTGGACGAGCTGTACCGGGCCACCAAGGAGTACACCCGCAACCGCAAGGAGGCCCAGAAGATCATCAAGAACCTCATCAAGATCGTGATGAAGCTGGGCGTCCTCTACCGCAACGGGCAGTTCAGccccgaggagctgctggtCATGGAGCGCTTCCGCAAGAAGGTTCACACCTTGGCCATGACGGCCGTCAGCTTCCACCAGATAGACTTCACCTTCGACCGCAGGGTCATGTCCAGCGTGCTGACCGAGTGCCGGGACCTGCTGCACCAGGCGGTCAACGGGCACCTGACGGCCAAGTCGCACTCGCGCATCAACCACGTCTTCAACCACTTTGCGGACTACGAGTTCCTGTCGGCGCTGTACGGCCCGGCCGAGCCCTACCGCACCCACCTGCAGAGGATCTGCGAGGGGGTCAACAagatgctggaggaggagagcatctga
- the MYDGF gene encoding myeloid-derived growth factor translates to MAAPSGRSGCCAWALLVPAALLCLAARAAAGPGTAPGEAPSTAEFDVRPGGEVHSFSRSLGDYSCSFTYSAQGGTNEQWQMTVGVSEDSGLFSCSIWRPQGKSYLFFTQFKAEVKGAKIEHAMAYSQAATGALNDIPLKQEEFGVTETTVSHREGKFRFELSKLMIVAKPSRDEL, encoded by the exons atggcggcgcccaGCGGGAGGAGCGGCTGCTGCGCGTGGGCCTTGCTGGTGCCCGcggccctgctgtgcctggcgGCCCGGGCGGCCGCGGGACCGGGAACGGCCCCGGGAGAGGCCCCCAGCACGGCCGAATTCGACGTGCGGCCCGGCGGGGAAGTTCACTCCTTCTCCCGGAGCCTG GGGGATTACAGCTGCTCCTTCACCTACTCGGCCCAGGGCGGCACCAACGAG CAGTGGCAGATGACGGTCGGAGTGAGCGAGGACAGCGGgctcttctcctgctccatctggaG gCCCCAAGGGAAGTCTTATCTCTTCTTTACCCAGTTTAAAGCTGAAGTGAAAGGAGCCAAGATAGAGCATGCCATGGCTTAT TCTCAGGCTGCCACGGGTGCCCTGAACGACATCCCCCTAAAACAGGAGGAGTTTGGGGTCACTGAAACCACAG tgtCTCACAGGGAAGGCAAGTTCCGTTTCGAGCTGTCCAAGCTGATGATTGTGGCAAAACCCTCCCGTGATGAGCTGTGA